The following DNA comes from Nitrospinota bacterium.
GGAATTAAATTCCGCACTTCCGCATAAACTTTAAGGATAGGTCGCCTGTGCTACTGGTTTTCTTAAATTAACAGTAAACTTGAAATTAACATTTTAAGGTCCCAAAAATAGTTTTTCAGCAACCTGTTAGAACTCCGGGAATCCGTTATTGCCGGTGCTTTTTTAAGGGGCAGAACGTGTCAGAAAATCCAATATTTTATAGACGGCGTTAAAATCTCATGTTATTGTATTATAATGGGTTATTTATGAAGTGGCTGATTTTCCCGGCCTTTTTTTTATAGTCATGACCTGATTTCTTCAACAAATTCTCTGGCAGGGGATAGGACATATGTATGAAGTGAAGGAGATTTGTAAAAACGGTGAATCTCTCCCTTTACGGACGGATGGGCATTTACGCGTGGTTTTTCTTGGAACCGGTTCAGCTTTTGCGAAAAGGCGCAGGCAATCTAACATCCTTATTATCCAGGGAGACCATCATGTTCTCATTGACTGTGGGACTCAGGGGCCGTTGGCGCTTTCGGATATCGGGTTGGACGTGTTGAAGGTCAACTGCTACTTGCCGACCCACAGCCATGCCGACCATATCGGGGGGTTGGAGGAAGTTGCCCTCACCAACCGTTACGGGTCACCGGACCCAAAAAATTCCAAGCCGGACATGATTATTCAAAGCGATTACCAGGACAGTCTTTGGAGTAAGAGCCTTGCCGGGGGGATGGAAAACTGCGAATTCAAGCAGGGTCGGCCTCTGCAACTGGCGGATTTTTTTAATATTCTTCGCCCTTCTCCCGCAAATATAGAGGGCAGGAAATATTGGTCGTATCAGCACGGCCCGATTGAAGTCTCGCTCATGAGGACCCGTCATTTTCCGGATTCCGCTTTCAGCGCCGAAGAGTCGCAATGGTGCTGCGGGGTTTTAATCAACCGGCGCGTGTGGATTTCAGGCGATACCATGATTGATCCTGAATACATCAGTCGATTTTCTGAGTTATCGGAAGTCATGTTTCACGATTGTCAGTTGTTTCAGGGCGGTATCCATGCCTCCTATCACGAATTGATGACGATTCCGGCGCCCATCCGCAAAAAAATGTTTTTATATCATTACGGAGACAACTGGGATCGGCCCGAAACCTGGGTGCAGGCAACCGATGGGTTTTCCGGCACCCCCGTCAAGGATGGTTTTCTCGGCTGGACGGAACAGCAAGTGGCGTACGATTTTTTCTGACTATTCGGTAAGCAATCCATTCATTCTAATAAAGTTTTAAAAGATAAAATTTTAAGGAGAACTGCATGAGTCACCAAATAACGCTGAATTCCTGGTTTGGAACCGATCCTCATCTGGCGGCGGACAAAATGGCCAAGGTGTTCAGGATAAGTCTGGAACAGGGAGAAACTATTTTGGAGCAATTGCAGGACGGACGAGCATGGCGATTCTCGCGAAAAATTGCCGACCACCAGGCAGGTCCTGCGGCGGCCTATTTGCAGGGCCTGGGGTTTCAGGTAGATCTTAAATCCCTGAGCAACAGGGATGACGCCCGGAT
Coding sequences within:
- a CDS encoding MBL fold metallo-hydrolase; the protein is MYEVKEICKNGESLPLRTDGHLRVVFLGTGSAFAKRRRQSNILIIQGDHHVLIDCGTQGPLALSDIGLDVLKVNCYLPTHSHADHIGGLEEVALTNRYGSPDPKNSKPDMIIQSDYQDSLWSKSLAGGMENCEFKQGRPLQLADFFNILRPSPANIEGRKYWSYQHGPIEVSLMRTRHFPDSAFSAEESQWCCGVLINRRVWISGDTMIDPEYISRFSELSEVMFHDCQLFQGGIHASYHELMTIPAPIRKKMFLYHYGDNWDRPETWVQATDGFSGTPVKDGFLGWTEQQVAYDFF